The nucleotide sequence ATGCGGAAGCCGTTTAAACAAACAAGCATCCCGTAAACTGTTAAACTAATGATAGAAAGAGTGATAACAGAGGAAGGATGATGTAAGTGAAAGCATTTGTCATTGAATCTGGTGAATTGAAAGTGAAAGACATGGAAGAACCGCAAGCGAAAGCGGGCGAAGTGGTCGTCGCGCTGAAAACTGCGGGCATCAACCGGAGGGATCTTGGATTGCCGAATCGCTATGGCAACCGTCCGGAAGCGCTCATCATCGGTTCCGATGGAGCGGGAGTTATCGAAGCGGTCGGCGAAGTGGTGAGCGGATTCTCAGTTGGTGATGAAGTGATCATCAATCCGGCGCTCCGCTGGTACGGCAACAGCGATGCACCGCCGGTGGAATTTGATATTTTGGGTATGCCGGACCATGGCACATTCGCTGAGAAAATTGCTTTGTCTGCAGAGCAAGTCGAGAAAAAGCCGGAATTTTTATCGTGGGAAGAAGCCGGGTCGCTCGCTTTGGCGGGGGTGACCGGCTACCGGGCACTGTTTACTAAAGGTGAAGTAAAGGAAGGCGATACCTTGTTCATTCCAGGAGCAGGAAGCGGTGTGGCAACGTATTTGATTCAGTTTGCGAAAAACGCAGGCGCCCGGGTGATTGTCAGTTCCAGAAGCGAAGAAAAGCGGAATCATGCGCTAGAAATTGGAGCGGACCGCGCCATTGTGACAGACAGCGACTGGCTGCAGGAACTGGCCGATGAAACCGTTGATCTCGTCATTGACAGCGTCGGTGCCGCGACGTTCAACCGGTCGCTCGAGGTTCTGAAAAAAGGCGGGCGCATCGTCATTTTCGGTGCCACGACCGACGACAATGTCGATTTCAATCTCCGCAGCTTCTTCTATGGCCAGTACCAATTGTTCGGCTCGACGATGGGCAGCCGCGAAGAGCTGCGCGCGATGCTTGCCCATATGGAAGAACACGGCACGCATCCTGTCGTTGACCGGGTCTTCGATTTGGAACACGCGCAGGAAGCATTCGATCATTTGGGCAGCGGAAAACAGTTCGGCAAAGTCGTCTTGCGGCTAAAGTGAAGTTCACCCAGTGGCATGTTCCACTAAGTGCTAGTTGAACAAACCGGACTTTTACGTTCGAAGAAGCGGGAATCTAACTGTCTGTTAAAGCGGGATTAAATAATTTCGAACTTCTGAAACTTTCCGGCCAGTCAACCGTAAATAAGGTATCAGAAAAAAGACTGGAGATGAAAATAAATGGAGAATACAGGCTTTAAAATACTTGTCCATGCCAGTGCGTTCTTTGCTCCGTTTTTAGTGCCGTTTATCGTGTTCCTTATTACGAGCGACCCGGAAGTGAAAAAACTGTCCATCCAGGCGTTGTTGTTCCAACTTGTGATGGGTGTGCTGTTGACGATTTCAGGTTTCTTGGTGATCTTCATCATCGGTATTCCTATGCTGATCGTGTTTGGCTTGATGACCGTCATCGTACCAATCATGGGCATTATCCGCGCATTGAACAACGACAAATTCGACTATCCGATCGTTGGTGCCTGGTATCAATGAACCCCCTCCTCTTGAGGGGTTTTTTTATTGGCAAAAAGGATCTGTTTTATTAAAATTTCTGCTGGAAGCGTATTTTAACCTTTGCCGAGCGTATTTCAAGATTAATGGAGCGTATTTCTCGAGTTGTAGTGCGTATTTTAACTTCAACTGAGCGCATTTTCAAAAACCCACATAAAACCCGGCCATCCATGAGGATGGCCGGGTTTTATCAATCAAAAATATACGCTAAGGCTTTAATCGCCTGGTCGACAGTTTCGACGGTAGCATTTGCTTTGCGGGACAGTTCTTTCAGCGGATGATGCAGTTTCTCGGGGCGGATCAGGATGACCGGTTTCCCCACTGCAAGTGCGCTGCTGGCGTCCATTGCCGTGTTCCATTGTTTGTACTGTTCGCCGAAAAGAGCGATGACCAGATCCGCTTTTTGCATCAGTACGCCGGTGCGCAGGTTGTTGAAGCTGGAAGCTGCTGCGTCTTTGAATACCGCATTCGGCTGCTCGCCTAAAATTTCCTCGCCGATATTATCCGAGCGTTCGTGGTCTTCCATCGGTCCGACAAAATCGACCGGCAAGTTCAGTGCCAATGATTTTTTCTTGATCTCTTCGCGCCACGTACTATGAATTTCTCCGGCTAGATAAACAGTTAATCGCATGTATATATCCTCCTTGAACCCATTTCCTTCAGTGTATCACAAGTCCGGAAAGGGCAGAGGGCCTTAAATGATCTGGCGTTCTTTGCGTTCTACCGGAATCAATGAAAGCACATTTTCAATTTTGAACGTGCGTTTTTTGTTCCGGAGAAAGCAATATGCTTGAAACGACTCCCCGCTCACTTTTAAAATTTTAATGCGGCGTTTGCTGATGCTTCCATCGTTCGCCATGTACATCATGTCAATCAATTGCTGATGTTTGAAGGCTTTCAAAATCTGTGCTTTCATCAATTTTCACTCCCTTAATAGAACGTTTGTTCTTATTATAACCCTAAAAATTGCAGAAAACAAGCAAACTGTTTTCGTGTATAATGGAACGAACATATATTCTTTTTGCCCCAGAAAGGAGCATGATGATGAAAATTTTCCATACCGCCGACTGGCATTTAGGCAAGCTGGTCCAAGGTGTTTATATGACTGAAGAACAACGCCATGTGTTAGAACAATTCGTCGCTGCTATTGAAGAACAGCGGCCGGATGCTGTCATTATCGCAGGCGATTTATACGACCGGGCAGTGCCGCCGACAGAAGCCGTCAATTTGCTGGATGAAGTACTGGCGAAAATTGTGCTGGAACTCGAGACGCCGGTATTTGCTGTAGCCGGAAACCATGACAGCCCGGGGCGTTTGAATTTCGGGAGCCGGGTCATGAAAATGAATGGTATCCACATTGCCGGCCATGTCCAAAAAGAACACGAGCCGATTGTCATGGCCGATGAATTCGGAGAAGTGCATATCCATTTGATTCCGTATGCCGATCCGTCCCAGGTCCGCTATGCACTGGGAAATCCGGACATCCGATCACATAACGATGCAGCAGAAGCCATCGTTGAAAACATAAAACAAAAGTTGAACCCGGAAGCCCGCCATATCGCTGTCGGCCATGCATTTGTGACGCCCCACGGAGAGCAGCAGGAAAACACCAGCGATTCAGAACGGCCGTTGTCGATTGGCGGTGCCGAACATGTCGAGGCAGGCCATTTTGCCGATTTCCATTACACGGCACTCGGGCATTTGCACCAGGCCCACCATGTGCTGAATGAAACCATCCGCTATTCAGGTTCGCCGCTCAAATATTCGATTTCAGAAGAGCGCCACCAAAAAGGATTTTTAATCGTTGAAATGGATGGCAGCGGAAACGTCTCGGTCGAAAAGCAATTACTGGCGCCAAAGCGGGACATGCGTACCGTTGAAGGCTTTATGGAAGACATTTTGCGCCATGAACTCAACGAAGATTATGTCTTTGTGAAGCTGCTCGATGAAACGCCGATTTTGTATCCGATGGAAAAAATCCGTTCGGTTTACCCGAATGCCATGCATGTCGAACGCAAAAGCTTTGGGCAGGCAAGCGGCAAGAGCGCGGCGGAATCGCGCCGCAATATGGATCCAATGGTGCTGTTCAATGCTTTCTACGAAGAAGTCAAAGGAGAAAAAGCGACGGAAGAGACTGAAACAGTTTTCAAAGAAGTGCTTCAGGAATTCCTGCGCGAAGAATCTGATGAGAAAGAAGGCGTGAAGCAATGAGACCTTTAAAATTGAAGCTGACCGCTTTTGGACCATACAAGCACACGGAAACCATTGATTTTGCCGATTTGAAAGGAAACCAGCTATTCGTCATTTCGGGCAGCACGGGTTCCGGGAAAACGACGATTTTTGACGGCATCTGTTTTGCCCTTTACGGCGCTGCCAGCGGGTCGGACCGCGTCGAAACACGCCATTTGCGAAGCGATTTTGCCGAAGACGGAACGCACACTTGCGTAGAGATGGAATTTGAAATACATAACAAAGTCTACCGGATCCTGCGCCAGATGAGCCATGTTAAAGCAGGGAACAAGAGCGCGACCGGCGAACGCTATGAATTTTTCGAGAAGACGAAAGACGGGGAAGTGCCTTGTGTAGAGCGGCAAATCGTTTCGGAAATCAACCGCCGGGTCGAAGAGATCATCGGACTGACGCAAAACCAGTTCAGCCAGATTGTTATGCTGCCGCAAGGCGAATTCCGTAAGCTCTTAACGTCTGAAACCGATAATAAAGAAGAAATCCTGCGCAAAATCTTTAAAACAGAACCGTATAAAATGATAGCGGAACGTTTGAAGCAGAAACGCGATGCGGCAAAAGAAGCGTATCAAGGTGAACAGCACGGCTTGGCCAGCCACGTCGGCAACATCAAAGGGGCGTTGCCGGAACGTGATTCCGCATTGTTTGAGCTGCTGCAGCGCGAGCATTACAATGTTCATCAAATAGTGGCAGGGCTTGAAAGCGAAGCTGCTTTTTATCAGGAAAAGATGCAGCAGGACGAGCAATACTACCTGAGCCTCTACAAAAAGCATGATGAGAAAATGAACGCTTTCCACGAGGCGAAAAAATGGAACGACCGTTTCAGCGACTTGGCAGATAAGGTGCAGCGCCTTGAACAAGTAGAGCAGCAGCTGCCGGCAATCGCTCAAAAAGAGCAGCGGCTGAAAGACGCTGAACGCGCCGGGTTCATCGAAGGCATTGAAAATATCTACAAAGAGCTGGAAAAGGAAAAAGCGGAAAAGCTTCTTCTCTTAGAAAAAGCGTTGAAAGCGGAACAAGCAACAAAAGAAAACTTAGCAAAAGCTGAATCCGCTTTTGAGACGGAACAAAAGCGCGGAACGGAACGCGAAAAAATAAGCCAACAAGTAGTCGAGCTCCGGAAATTATTGCCGGCGGTAGAGGAATTGGACGGCAAAAAAGCGCAGCTCACCAAACTTCAAACTGCAGCAGCACAAGCTGGAAAAGAACTTGAGGAAATAGCTGAGCAGTGGCAAACGGAAAAGGATGCCTGCCAATTGGTGGCTGAAAAAATTGAGGCATTGGACCGGAAACTTGAAGCATTTGACGAGCAGCAGGCAAAATTACTGGGCTTAAACGAACAATACCGGGTGCTGGCTGACTTGTGCGCCCTTCAGAAAAAAGTGCGGCAGCAGCAGAAAACGAGCGAAGAAAAAGAGTCGGTGTACCAACAAGCGGCAGATGAATACCGTGGACTGGAAGCTGTCTGGTTTGCGAACCAGGCGCAGGTACTGGCGTCGGCCCTTCACGACGGCGACGCCTGCCCGGTCTGCGGGAGCAGCAATCATCCGAACAAAGCGGTCGAAGCCCATCAGCCGTCCGTTTCCAAAGAGGAACTCGACCGGTTAAAAGCCCGGCTTGAT is from Planococcus liqunii and encodes:
- a CDS encoding zinc-binding dehydrogenase → MKAFVIESGELKVKDMEEPQAKAGEVVVALKTAGINRRDLGLPNRYGNRPEALIIGSDGAGVIEAVGEVVSGFSVGDEVIINPALRWYGNSDAPPVEFDILGMPDHGTFAEKIALSAEQVEKKPEFLSWEEAGSLALAGVTGYRALFTKGEVKEGDTLFIPGAGSGVATYLIQFAKNAGARVIVSSRSEEKRNHALEIGADRAIVTDSDWLQELADETVDLVIDSVGAATFNRSLEVLKKGGRIVIFGATTDDNVDFNLRSFFYGQYQLFGSTMGSREELRAMLAHMEEHGTHPVVDRVFDLEHAQEAFDHLGSGKQFGKVVLRLK
- a CDS encoding DUF4870 domain-containing protein; this encodes MENTGFKILVHASAFFAPFLVPFIVFLITSDPEVKKLSIQALLFQLVMGVLLTISGFLVIFIIGIPMLIVFGLMTVIVPIMGIIRALNNDKFDYPIVGAWYQ
- a CDS encoding YtoQ family protein, with the protein product MRLTVYLAGEIHSTWREEIKKKSLALNLPVDFVGPMEDHERSDNIGEEILGEQPNAVFKDAAASSFNNLRTGVLMQKADLVIALFGEQYKQWNTAMDASSALAVGKPVILIRPEKLHHPLKELSRKANATVETVDQAIKALAYIFD
- a CDS encoding transcriptional regulator: MKAQILKAFKHQQLIDMMYMANDGSISKRRIKILKVSGESFQAYCFLRNKKRTFKIENVLSLIPVERKERQII
- a CDS encoding exonuclease SbcCD subunit D — translated: MKIFHTADWHLGKLVQGVYMTEEQRHVLEQFVAAIEEQRPDAVIIAGDLYDRAVPPTEAVNLLDEVLAKIVLELETPVFAVAGNHDSPGRLNFGSRVMKMNGIHIAGHVQKEHEPIVMADEFGEVHIHLIPYADPSQVRYALGNPDIRSHNDAAEAIVENIKQKLNPEARHIAVGHAFVTPHGEQQENTSDSERPLSIGGAEHVEAGHFADFHYTALGHLHQAHHVLNETIRYSGSPLKYSISEERHQKGFLIVEMDGSGNVSVEKQLLAPKRDMRTVEGFMEDILRHELNEDYVFVKLLDETPILYPMEKIRSVYPNAMHVERKSFGQASGKSAAESRRNMDPMVLFNAFYEEVKGEKATEETETVFKEVLQEFLREESDEKEGVKQ
- a CDS encoding AAA family ATPase is translated as MRPLKLKLTAFGPYKHTETIDFADLKGNQLFVISGSTGSGKTTIFDGICFALYGAASGSDRVETRHLRSDFAEDGTHTCVEMEFEIHNKVYRILRQMSHVKAGNKSATGERYEFFEKTKDGEVPCVERQIVSEINRRVEEIIGLTQNQFSQIVMLPQGEFRKLLTSETDNKEEILRKIFKTEPYKMIAERLKQKRDAAKEAYQGEQHGLASHVGNIKGALPERDSALFELLQREHYNVHQIVAGLESEAAFYQEKMQQDEQYYLSLYKKHDEKMNAFHEAKKWNDRFSDLADKVQRLEQVEQQLPAIAQKEQRLKDAERAGFIEGIENIYKELEKEKAEKLLLLEKALKAEQATKENLAKAESAFETEQKRGTEREKISQQVVELRKLLPAVEELDGKKAQLTKLQTAAAQAGKELEEIAEQWQTEKDACQLVAEKIEALDRKLEAFDEQQAKLLGLNEQYRVLADLCALQKKVRQQQKTSEEKESVYQQAADEYRGLEAVWFANQAQVLASALHDGDACPVCGSSNHPNKAVEAHQPSVSKEELDRLKARLDGVDSQYRNAAAALNALAEQLERQKEEAFKLGLNPAEADADYRKTEEQKAALEQKVAELQADRKNLRVLKEQLNVQTAKAGQLEKDKTELAEHVQQAASAYGTAKAVFEQGLLAIPEEVRVLSVLEEKISEAEAEKRKLERLWESIQQELQRAKEQFTAASVSAKHAATTAEEIAQKKENAQQQWSDALQKSDFSSEQAYQEAKLKEQERIALKEAIQAFRQNRHTLMERVQELKAELSGRNPSDIGLLEAELSQLKAEYEAALNTWNRSQDFQNSSEAIKNRIIAASEKAMQAEQQLNRIADLHDMIRGQNGLKISFERYLQIEYLEQIIQSANERLKNLSNGQFYLMRSDRQEARGKQSGLGLDVYDAYTGQTRDVKTLSGGEKFNASLCLALGMADVIQSFQGNVAIDTMFIDEGFGSLDDESLNKSIDTLIDLQKSGRMIGVISHVQELKAAIPAILEVKKSKEGFSQTKFVIK